A genomic stretch from bacterium includes:
- a CDS encoding RsbRD N-terminal domain-containing protein, with translation MKLNDILSKRRESIISRWFDLILNTYPPETADILKGEKNQFANPMGHTILKGIEDIFDGLIQENDPDKFAPILDNMVRIRAVQELAPSEAISFIFLLKQALREEVKVKNNEILEELLSLESKIDHLAVVSFDIFMKCREKIYELKAKEMRKR, from the coding sequence ATGAAATTAAATGATATTTTATCAAAAAGAAGGGAATCTATTATAAGTAGATGGTTTGATTTGATCCTGAATACATATCCTCCGGAGACGGCCGATATCCTGAAAGGGGAAAAGAATCAGTTTGCCAACCCGATGGGACATACAATCTTGAAGGGCATTGAGGATATTTTCGATGGCCTCATTCAGGAAAATGATCCTGATAAGTTCGCTCCCATATTGGATAATATGGTCAGGATCAGAGCTGTTCAGGAGTTGGCTCCATCCGAGGCAATATCCTTCATCTTTCTTTTAAAGCAAGCGCTTAGAGAAGAAGTGAAGGTTAAGAATAATGAGATATTGGAGGAATTATTATCTCTTGAATCTAAAATAGACCACCTGGCGGTCGTTTCTTTTGATATATTTATGAAATGCAGAGAAAAGATCTATGAGCTTAAGGCAAAGGAAATGAGAAAGAGGTGA
- the dsrM gene encoding sulfate reduction electron transfer complex DsrMKJOP subunit DsrM — MKALWPFLVVIMLVVLVFIGVKGLNLDILFGIIIPYVAAFIFMAGVISRVVQWGRSPVPFRIPTTCGQQKSLPWIRQNKLENPSNTLEVIGRMALDVLLFRSLFRNTQTELRDGPHLAHGSKKWLWLGALAFHWSFFIILIRHLRLFVEPVPAALNLISRLDGFLQVGAPVLYLSGIVLPAAATYLLIRRILEPRIRYISLPADYFPLFLIIGIAISGILMRYFTKVEVINLKAFMIGMFHFQPVIPSGAGSLFYIHLFLVSVLLAYFPFSKLMHMGGVFFSPARNMANNNRMQRHINPWDYPVKVHTYEEYEDDFRDKMRKAGIPVEKA, encoded by the coding sequence ATGAAAGCTCTGTGGCCATTTCTGGTCGTCATAATGCTCGTTGTGCTCGTCTTCATTGGGGTGAAGGGGCTAAATCTGGATATCCTTTTCGGAATCATCATACCTTATGTGGCTGCCTTCATTTTTATGGCCGGAGTAATTTCCCGGGTGGTCCAATGGGGACGTTCGCCGGTTCCTTTCCGGATACCAACTACCTGCGGACAGCAGAAATCCCTTCCCTGGATCAGGCAGAACAAGCTCGAGAATCCCTCCAATACCCTCGAAGTTATTGGCCGAATGGCTTTGGATGTTCTTTTATTCCGCTCGCTTTTCAGGAATACGCAAACCGAATTAAGAGACGGCCCGCACCTGGCCCATGGCTCGAAAAAATGGCTCTGGTTAGGCGCTCTGGCCTTTCACTGGTCATTTTTCATTATCCTGATCAGGCACCTTCGGTTATTTGTTGAGCCTGTCCCGGCTGCCCTGAATCTGATCAGCCGCCTCGATGGATTCTTGCAGGTAGGCGCACCGGTCCTTTATTTATCGGGGATTGTCCTGCCGGCCGCTGCCACTTACCTTTTAATCAGGAGAATATTAGAGCCCCGAATACGCTATATCTCTTTACCAGCCGACTACTTTCCTCTCTTTTTGATAATAGGTATCGCCATCTCAGGCATCCTTATGCGGTATTTCACCAAGGTCGAGGTAATAAACTTAAAGGCATTTATGATCGGGATGTTTCATTTCCAACCCGTTATCCCCAGCGGCGCGGGCAGCCTTTTTTATATCCACCTGTTTCTGGTCAGTGTCCTGTTGGCCTACTTCCCCTTTAGTAAACTGATGCATATGGGAGGGGTCTTCTTCAGCCCGGCCAGAAATATGGCCAATAATAATCGGATGCAAAGACATATTAATCCCTGGGATTATCCGGTAAAGGTTCATACCTATGAGGAATATGAGGATGACTTCAGGGATAAAATGAGAAAGGCTGGAATACCAGTCGAAAAGGCATAA